From Candidatus Deferrimicrobium sp., a single genomic window includes:
- the cysS gene encoding cysteine--tRNA ligase → MRSSAGMRLTLCDSASRGKVPFAPADPERVRIYTCGPTVYRYAHIGNLRTYLLTDLLVRTLRFLGYGTFAVQNITDMGHMHQEQLETGEDKVIAAARAAGKSGMEIARFFTEAFFRDCDRMAFLPADAYPRASEHVPEMIALVSALEERGAVYGEGGYLYFDVTKAPGYGIFSGSVLGERTPAERTDERIHEHKKRPEDFTLWMPAEPGREFQWESRWGPGWPGWHIECAAMSIKYLGPDFDVHVGGADLRFPHHENSRAVVMTATGKKFAALWMHAAHLLVDGKKMSKSAGNEYTLDDLGSRPRPGGKGYSPGDFRYCCLTLHYSSPMNFTWEGQEAAARARSRLQSAFRRTARQGTSGEDAAAALRTEFRSAISDDLNMPRALAVVHKAVRAGIGGDVVRALANEWDAVLGVGLLPESEDDREAIGVREGEPEGIPPPVEAMARERENRRQARDFPAADALREKIRAAGYDVVDAAEGTAVLRKMPGTLER, encoded by the coding sequence GTGCGCTCTTCTGCCGGGATGCGTCTCACCCTCTGCGACAGCGCGTCCCGCGGGAAGGTCCCCTTCGCGCCCGCCGACCCGGAGCGGGTCCGCATCTACACGTGTGGCCCCACCGTCTATCGGTACGCTCACATCGGGAACCTCCGTACGTACCTCCTCACCGACCTCCTCGTCCGCACCCTGCGCTTCCTCGGGTACGGCACCTTCGCCGTCCAGAACATCACGGACATGGGGCACATGCACCAGGAGCAACTGGAGACGGGCGAGGACAAGGTGATCGCCGCCGCCCGCGCGGCCGGGAAGTCCGGCATGGAGATCGCGAGGTTCTTCACGGAGGCGTTCTTCCGCGACTGTGACCGCATGGCGTTCCTGCCGGCCGACGCTTACCCGAGGGCCTCGGAGCACGTCCCCGAGATGATTGCGCTCGTGAGTGCGCTCGAGGAACGGGGAGCCGTCTACGGGGAGGGAGGGTACCTCTACTTCGACGTGACGAAGGCCCCGGGCTACGGGATCTTTTCCGGGAGCGTTCTGGGGGAGAGGACGCCCGCGGAACGGACCGACGAACGGATCCACGAGCACAAGAAGCGCCCGGAGGATTTCACCCTCTGGATGCCCGCGGAGCCAGGCCGGGAATTCCAGTGGGAGAGCCGTTGGGGGCCGGGGTGGCCGGGGTGGCACATCGAGTGCGCCGCCATGTCGATCAAGTACCTTGGCCCCGATTTCGATGTCCACGTCGGAGGCGCCGACCTTCGCTTCCCGCACCACGAGAACTCCCGGGCAGTGGTGATGACCGCGACGGGGAAAAAGTTCGCGGCCCTTTGGATGCACGCGGCGCACCTCCTGGTCGACGGGAAGAAGATGTCCAAGTCCGCCGGGAACGAGTACACCCTCGATGATCTCGGTTCCCGGCCCCGGCCCGGTGGAAAAGGGTACTCCCCGGGGGATTTCCGGTACTGCTGCCTCACGCTCCACTACTCGTCGCCGATGAACTTCACCTGGGAGGGGCAGGAAGCGGCCGCTCGCGCGCGCTCCCGCCTGCAGTCCGCATTCCGGCGAACGGCCCGGCAAGGGACGTCGGGAGAGGATGCCGCCGCGGCGTTGAGAACGGAGTTCCGGAGCGCGATCTCGGACGACCTGAACATGCCCCGCGCCCTCGCCGTGGTCCACAAGGCGGTCCGGGCGGGGATCGGCGGGGACGTGGTCCGGGCGCTCGCAAATGAGTGGGACGCGGTCCTCGGCGTTGGGCTGCTCCCCGAATCGGAGGACGATCGCGAGGCGATCGGCGTCCGCGAAGGAGAGCCGGAGGGGATCCCCCCCCCGGTCGAGGCGATGGCGCGGGAGCGGGAGAACCGAAGGCAAGCTCGCGATTTCCCCGCGGCGGATGCGCTGCGGGAAAAGATCCGCGCCGCGGGGTACGATGTCGTGGACGCGGCGGAGGGTACCGCGGTACTTCGAAAAATGCCGGGGACCCTGGAAAGGTGA
- a CDS encoding methyltransferase has product MGPVRTLDDLMAVGHGYQRAMTLFAALKLGVFRGLAAGGCDASALARRVGADPGKLSVLLDALAALGLVRKKGKMYRNAQVARELLLPGPHSMESILLHHLDGWGEWGRLSAAIRAGRTPRGGAKGNGRENFIRGMEENARERAAAVAGRILLRPGDRVLDLGGGPGTYAVAWADACPGAEITVFDTPATLRVTRKILREKGADGRVRLVGGDFLEDPLGGPYDFVWISQILHAYSVSDCVRLLRRARSALVPGGRAAIQEFLLAEGKTSPPGPVFFSVHMVAVTGSGRAYTAREIAGMMKAAGFRKISADPPDPRGVGILRGVR; this is encoded by the coding sequence ATGGGACCGGTTCGGACCTTGGACGACCTGATGGCGGTGGGGCACGGCTACCAGCGGGCGATGACGCTGTTCGCCGCGCTCAAACTCGGGGTGTTCCGGGGGCTTGCGGCCGGGGGTTGCGACGCCTCCGCTCTGGCGCGCCGGGTCGGCGCCGACCCCGGGAAGCTCTCCGTCCTCCTCGATGCCCTTGCGGCCCTGGGGCTGGTCAGGAAAAAAGGGAAGATGTACCGGAACGCGCAGGTCGCGCGGGAACTCCTTCTCCCGGGCCCGCATTCGATGGAATCCATCCTCCTTCACCACCTCGATGGGTGGGGGGAGTGGGGCCGCCTTTCCGCCGCGATCCGGGCGGGCCGGACTCCTCGCGGAGGCGCGAAGGGGAACGGGCGGGAGAACTTCATCCGGGGGATGGAGGAAAATGCCCGCGAGCGGGCTGCGGCCGTGGCCGGGCGGATCCTGCTCCGGCCGGGGGACCGCGTCCTGGATCTCGGCGGCGGGCCCGGGACGTACGCCGTCGCGTGGGCCGATGCCTGCCCCGGGGCGGAGATCACCGTCTTCGACACGCCGGCGACGCTGCGGGTCACACGGAAGATCCTTCGGGAGAAGGGAGCGGACGGGCGGGTGCGCCTCGTGGGGGGGGATTTCCTCGAGGATCCCCTGGGCGGACCGTACGACTTCGTTTGGATCTCCCAGATCCTGCACGCCTACTCCGTGTCCGACTGCGTGAGGCTGCTTCGCCGGGCACGCTCCGCCCTGGTCCCGGGCGGGCGTGCGGCGATCCAGGAATTCCTGCTCGCGGAGGGGAAGACCTCCCCGCCGGGGCCGGTCTTCTTCTCCGTCCACATGGTGGCGGTGACCGGTAGCGGACGGGCGTACACGGCCCGGGAGATCGCGGGGATGATGAAGGCGGCGGGATTCCGGAAAATTTCCGCCGATCCGCCCGATCCCCGGGGAGTCGGCATCCTGCGGGGGGTCCGGTAG
- a CDS encoding site-2 protease family protein, producing the protein MFNVPLLSILGVHEMGHYTAARRHRVRVSPPYFIPFLPIPPLPGTMGALIRLKSPFPDRNALMDIGAAGPLAGAVVAIPVLIAGLALSEVRRATGSLGVPLGESLLFKLLSRVVLGQIPAGYDVVLHPVAYAGWLGMYITMLNLIPAGQLDGGHVAFAMFGERFSEVARLIPYALLLMGVAGNGWIVWAVLLFIMGTGHPRPMAEEVPLTPMRRAFGVVACLLFLLCFTLDPFPIGRG; encoded by the coding sequence ATGTTCAACGTCCCGTTGCTGTCGATCCTCGGGGTGCACGAGATGGGGCACTACACGGCGGCGCGCCGGCACCGCGTCCGGGTCTCCCCGCCGTATTTCATCCCCTTCCTCCCGATCCCGCCGCTGCCGGGAACGATGGGGGCGCTCATCCGCCTCAAGTCCCCGTTTCCCGACCGGAACGCCCTGATGGACATCGGCGCCGCGGGGCCGCTGGCCGGGGCGGTGGTTGCGATCCCGGTTCTCATCGCGGGCCTCGCCCTTTCTGAGGTGCGGCGGGCGACGGGCTCTCTCGGGGTGCCGCTGGGGGAATCCCTGCTGTTCAAGCTTCTCTCGCGGGTCGTTCTCGGCCAGATCCCGGCGGGGTACGACGTGGTCCTTCACCCGGTGGCGTACGCCGGCTGGCTCGGGATGTACATCACCATGCTGAACCTCATCCCCGCCGGGCAGCTCGACGGCGGGCACGTCGCCTTCGCCATGTTCGGGGAGCGATTTTCCGAGGTCGCACGGCTGATCCCCTACGCGCTCCTCCTGATGGGCGTTGCGGGCAACGGGTGGATCGTGTGGGCGGTGCTCCTGTTCATCATGGGGACCGGGCACCCGCGGCCGATGGCCGAGGAGGTCCCGCTCACCCCGATGCGGCGCGCGTTCGGCGTGGTGGCGTGTCTCCTGTTTCTTCTCTGCTTCACCCTCGATCCGTTCCCGATCGGCAGGGGATGA
- a CDS encoding epoxyqueuosine reductase QueH: MQLLCDIPSGTEVLVHICCAPDASYGVRALRHRFAVTGFFYNPNIDSREEFRKRLRATLDLQEKDPFSLVVGAGGQEAWEDAVRGLEDEPERGRRCEACVRLRLRETARKAAELGMPAFGTVLTVSPKKDAAMVNLVGREEGERSGIRFVEADLKKRDGYLKSVRASKEMGLYRQRYCGCIYSIR, from the coding sequence GTGCAGCTCCTTTGCGACATCCCGTCGGGCACGGAAGTGCTGGTCCACATCTGCTGCGCCCCAGACGCCTCTTACGGCGTACGCGCGTTGCGACACCGTTTCGCCGTCACCGGCTTCTTTTATAACCCAAACATCGATTCCCGGGAAGAATTTCGGAAACGGCTCCGCGCGACCCTCGACCTTCAAGAGAAAGACCCTTTCTCCCTGGTGGTCGGCGCCGGGGGCCAGGAGGCGTGGGAAGATGCCGTCCGGGGGTTGGAGGACGAACCCGAGAGGGGACGCCGGTGCGAGGCATGCGTCCGCCTGCGGCTGCGGGAGACGGCGAGGAAAGCGGCGGAGCTCGGGATGCCCGCCTTCGGCACGGTGCTGACCGTCAGCCCGAAGAAGGACGCCGCGATGGTGAACCTCGTGGGACGTGAAGAGGGGGAGCGCTCCGGCATCCGCTTCGTCGAAGCGGACCTGAAAAAGCGGGACGGGTACCTGAAAAGCGTCCGCGCCAGCAAGGAGATGGGGCTCTATCGCCAGCGCTACTGCGGGTGCATCTACTCGATCAGGTAG